The Muntiacus reevesi chromosome 5, mMunRee1.1, whole genome shotgun sequence genome segment cgcccggccccgccgccgAGAACCAGAAGCGGCGAGGCTGAGCGCCGGCCGTGCCCCGACGGGAACCGGCCCGGGGCAGCGGGGCGCGGGGCCGGAGGGGGCCTGAGGAGGATAAACTTTCCGCCCCGCGGCCCCCAccggcgcggggggcggggggcgggggccgcgCCGGGCCCGGGAGCGGCGGGGATGCCCGGTCCGGGTGGGGGAGGCGCCGGCCCTCCCTCCGCGGCTCCTCCTCCTCGCTGGGCCCGGCCCCCGCCCGCCGGCCCCCCGCCCCTCCGGCCCCAGCCCGCCCCCGGGTGGGGGTGTGCGGCGCCGCGCTCCGCCGCCCCGCGAGTCACCTCAGGACCCGGCCGCGCTCCGCCCCCCCacccgccgccccctccccggcccggggcgcccgcccgccgccgccgccgccgccgccgcgcccccGCGCTCCCGCCCGGCGCCGCCGATGCCCGGGATGTCCGGCGGGGCCGGGTCCCGCTGCCCGCCGCgccgcccccagcccctcacGCTCCGGCTCTTACCTTCCGGCTTGTTTTCGGCAGCCATTTCCCCTCCGCGCgccacatcctcctcctcctcgcgaCCGGGACCCCGAGCGCGCGCCTCgtaccgccgccgccgccggcccagccaccccgccgccgccgcgcacccgccctggccccgccccgcggCCCACGCACTGCATCCGTTGGGCCGTGCGGCTGCCACTCATCGCTCCCACCACCAATCGCCCCGCACCAGGGGTCTCACTACTCTCCGGGAGGAGCGTCCTATCCATCCGGCCCATTGGCTGGTCACCACCCAACGGAATGAAAGGATTGGTCAAGAATCaacgccccctccccacccactcccaGGAAAGCCCGCCTTCCAGACCTAAACAAAGCTTTCCAGTGGCCAGAGCCCGAAACAACTGCCCAATCAGAAAGGGGCCGACACGGAATATTTCCTCGAGGCCGAGACGTGGCATTTTGATTGGGCCTTCCTACAGTGTTTCCCAGGACGTCCAGACCAATCAAAGGGGGTTCCCGGAACTCGGGAGCGGCGAAGGGAAGCCCCGCCCCCGAGCGTGACCGTCATCAGGAAGGCGCTCTTTCATTGGCGCGTTGGGGCTTTTCCCGCGTGCTCCCGGGGCTGAAGGACGTTCCCGGGGAAGCCGCTGCCGGCGCGTGGGGTCCCGGTGGCAGTGGAGGACGCAGCGGGATCTCCGGGATCCCTCAGCCTCCCGCTTCCGGGGGACAGCGGGAGCCGTGGGGGCTCGGGGCTGGCGTCCTCCGGTTGCAGCGCTCGGGAGCCGGCCGGCCCGGGAGCCCGGGCGTCGCTGCGGGCCGTGGGGGGTGGGGCGCGTCTCCGCAaggccccgccccttcccctcccccccgccGACGCCCCGCCCCCTCGGTCCGCGCCGCCGCGGCCCCTCGCGCGGGTGCCCGGCCAGCCTGTGCCCGCCGTCGCCCGCCCCCGGTGTGCTCCGTTGTCCCCTTTTCTAGCGGCTTAAAATACTGAAACTTTATTTTGGTCACGTTGGCCATGTGACCCGCAGAGCCGATGACTCATAGATGCCTGTCCCAGGATGAGGCCGCCGAGCAAAATCTTAGAGAAACGTTGAGCCTCGGCGAGCCTGCTCCGGAGGGCGAGGCGAGCCAAGTTTGCTTCCCTCCCGGGTTCACATTCGTGGCTTTCCCGAGCGAATATTCCAGCGTCCACCGTACTCACGCCCCGTGCAAGGCGAGGAGACCAGCGAGGTTTCAGTCGCGGAGACAGAACCCAGAAGCGGGTTAGGGGCCatcctgggaggggagaggggagggacagACACACCGCTGCAGCTTCTCTGCAAATCCGTCCACACCTAGGAAAGCAACACACACTGCACAGAGAAGCCTAAAgccagaggaaatggcaaagatGAAAATGCCCCGTCGCAGAGAAATTCAGGAATTGTGCACGTGGGCAGGTAGTACCGGAAACAAAGGAGAG includes the following:
- the LOC136169371 gene encoding basic proline-rich protein-like, which codes for MGATARGGGAAQAPSPEGKGEGSHEALLPGDAQQERVPLVGRSAGTPPALGGAHGAPGGARGRRGPEEDKLSAPRPPPARGAGGGGRAGPGSGGDARSGWGRRRPSLRGSSSSLGPAPARRPPAPPAPARPRVGVCGAALRRPASHLRTRPRSAPPPAAPSPARGARPPPPPPPPRPRAPARRRRCPGCPAGPGPAARRAAPSPSRSGSYLPACFRQPFPLRAPHPPPPRDRDPERAPRTAAAAGPATPPPPRTRPGPAPRPTHCIRWAVRLPLIAPTTNRPAPGVSLLSGRSVLSIRPIGWTFPGKPLPARGVPVAVEDAAGSPGSLSLPLPGDSGSRGGSGLASSGCSAREPAGPGARASLRAVGGGARLRKAPPLPLPPADAPPPRSAPPRPLARVPGQPVPAVARPRCLSQDEAAEQNLRETLSLGEPAPEGEASQVCFPPGFTFVAFPSEYSSVHRTHAPCKPRHSPKVPGLGFGSPGNTWRDWARPRPRGGAGRRRAPSGLRGDGTTPARQGPLWGSRAGPRYLGRGLSVPLEHGLAGLAG